GCAAGTCTGACTGGCTTAGACACCCACCATCTGAACCACAGGCTGGGCCTGAGATTTCTCGAGATCCCTTCAGCTCTGAGCCACACACCTTGATTGACAAAAAGGCCTTGATCCTTTCCAATTAAAATTCTACTCACTAAGAGACACCTCTAAGGTCTTAAattcttccagaaagaaaattgcTGTATGGCGTAGAAAAACACTTATGTAATGTTTTCTCCCCCTTAATTGGCTTTCCTATTCTCCCTTAGGAAAACAAAAGCTCTTGCTCTGGGATTCACCGAACAAACACTGACCACCATCATCACGGTGAAAAAGTTCCTATAGTCTCAGGAACTGACATCCTGAAATAGCCAGGGGACCTGTGCCTCTAGAATAAGAAGAACATATTAGAAGCTCCTTGTGTTCAGACTGGGAGGTAAGTACTCCTGATGAAAATAAATcttcttcaaaatattactgGGGAAACAAGTAtgaacttccagttataagtcatagggatgtaaaatacagtatagggaatatagtcagtaatattgcaataactatgtgtggtgtcagatgggtactaaacttatcgtggtgatcacttggtaaggtatataaatgtctaatcactatgttgtatgcctTAAACTGTTATAATATTGTCAgccaatgaattaaaaataaagtttaaaaataaaatgatgacaaaaagtattaatggggaaaatattaCTAGGGTGCTTAAGTTGTGCTACATACTTCAGGGTCCCTACCCTCATGAAATTTACAACTTTGGGGGAAGGcatatagtataataaaaatgcTATCGTGGAGATGTAGACAGAATACTAAGGGAGGGAGACAAAGTGTGCCAGTAGGAATATGAGAACTGTTTCATGGAAGAGCCGGCCTCTGAGATAGCCTTGGAAGGGTGAGTTGGAATTCGGCAAGCAGATGAGACAAATACAAGCATTCAAGCCCCGGGGACCAGCCTAAGCAGAGAAATCAGATGGAGGCCAAGTTCTGAGAAAGTAAACTTCCTGGGGTACAGGGCAGAATGTAGATACAGCCAGGAAGGTAGATTGGCTTAACTTTCCCCCTGTTAAGCGAGAGGGACCAAGCGCTAAGGGCCCCCCCTGATCACCCATTCCAGGATTAGAGGATAATCCTCAGTGGAGGACCCTGAAGTCTTATGCCCTGAAGAGTCTGACCTTCGTGGGTAGAAGGAGCCAACAAAGCATTCTGATCAGAGCTGTGCTCCACAAGCCCTGTGGGCAGCTGATTGAGAGATGCGTGTGTCAGGGTAAGGCTTACGGGGATGGATCAGCTAGGAAGTCACTGCAATGGTCCCCACAGGAGGCGGTGGGGCCAGGAAGCTAAACAATCAGAAGGGAGGTGAATCGATGCTGGCAGTGTCCTGAGGTCAAATTCACAGAATTTGTCATCAAACACTTCGAGGTCGTACTTGAAGCTTCTTCCAGTGGGGAATTAAGGAAACCAGTAGGACCTCATGCACCTAGTTAGATTTGAGGAACGTATACACTGAAGTGTGGGAATAAGGGTCCATAACCCAAGGTGACTATGAGTGAGGCAGGGCTGGACCAGTTAGAAGGGGCTCGAAAAGGCTGCAGCCCCAAATGCTCTAAGTTTGGGGGAAATGCTGCAGATGCCCAAAAGGATATTTCAAGGTGTGTCCAGAAGAGGATGAAGAAGGTCACTCAGAAGCTGGTGGTATAATACCTACCGATTAGCGATCCTTGGTAGGAGGAAAGTGATGCCCAGGTAGCAGGGAAGAAAGCAAGTAAGATGGGGCTGCTCTGAAAAGGCCCAGGCTCCCGCCCAGACCTGTCCATCCCAGGGACTCAGAGCACCGGCAGACGAGCCCTCAGTACCTGGCTGTGGTCCCTGCAGGGCCACGGAAAGAGTGGAAGGACCCAGAGGCGGGGTGTCACAAACTCAGCGGATATTTGCGGACATGTTCTGGGTTCCAGCCGCGTGACTGTGAACTAGAAGACAAAACAATACTTGCCCTCAGGAATGAAATTCTAATTTACAAAAAGGGACACAGGTAGGCTTTTAAACTACAAACCAGTGTGCTTGACAGCCATCATGGACACATTTCTAGAAGACATTTAGTAGGTGGTCTGCAGCTCTAGGAAAGTCAGTGGGAACCCCTGTGTCTCAGGAGAGCTCCCTGAAGTGCAGGTCATAGCGGACTCAGCTCCTTTCCATCCTGATGGAGTCATTAGCTTCTAGCATCTCTGGGAGTTTGGCAAGGGTCCCAGACAGAGTTTCTCAggacatcccccaccccccactacaCTGCTAATGGAACAAAGACTACTCCTAAAAGCGGAATTTCTCACTAGCTTGACTTACTAGACATGCTTTCTATTATGGAGTCACACACACGGAGAGATGCAAACCGGTCATAATGGACCCCCAAGCGTCAGTAAGTAAATAAACCAGTCTTCTGAGAACGTGCAGGTGTGCAGAAACCAAATATGCTGATTTTCTGACTGCTTTTTGGGGAAGAGTAACCGGTTGTCAGACTTTTCCCACGTTAACCAGTGATGCTCACAGAAGATGCTAACGACCGTTGCTGCTCAGGCGTGAGACGGGTCTGAGAAGTGGCTGAGGAGCACGCTTTCCTTTTGTCTTGCACGAATGGACGGCCTGTTCCTGGCCCTGGAGCACCCTCTCTGCTGCACTAGCCTGAGTGTGAGCTGCCCTCGGCCTGGCCAAACCCTCTTGGCCCCAGAGCCCACCTCCTAATGAGGGTGCAGGATGCTGCCCCCAGGACCGCCAGTGAGCCCTCCTTGGGTGTTGCTGTCCTAACACAGTGGGTCACCCCGATGGCTGCAGCACGCTCCAGAGCAAGAGTCAggccttcctttttctcctggaAACGGGAAGCCAGATCGACGGCTTCTGAGAGGGCCGAGGCAAGGGTGAGGGAAACCGGCGAAGGTTTGGAACCCCCTTGAGGGGGTAGGAGAGGGGGACGAGGGGTGTGTGGGCGTCGTATTGAGGACACGATGGGACGGGCACTGCGCAGCTGGGTGAGCACCAGCGCCCCATCGAGCGGGTTTTTCTGACAGCTCAGCCCCCCGGTGTAGGCACACAGGCAGGCAGCTGGTGTAGACAGACGGAGTAGAAGAACGAGGAGGCAGCAGAGTTGAAGGTGTTGAAAGAGGGTTTGAGGAGAAGGTCTGTGGGGTCAAGAATAATGGAAGGTAGAAGGAGGTGGCTACGTTTCCAGGGCAGGGAAGGTTCGAGGGGAATTGCAAGGCCGTCGGAGGGTCAGTGTCATGGAGGTAAGGGCATGAGAGACCTGGAGGAAGACGTTCGTgaggagaggagcagagaagCCAGCATTTCAGAGGGGCTGTCTCAGGAACGAGTGACAGCCCACCTTACCCCCACCGTCACCCCTATGCCCTTGGAGACTGAAGGGAAGTGAGCACAGGCTTAGAGGATGATGGGGGGGGGGCAACAGCAGCACCCCATACTGAACCACAGTGCAGCCACACCAGGGCCACTAGGCTTACAGGAGACAGTAGAGGGCAGCATACAGTAGACAgggctgtgtggccttaggcacgttatgtaacctctctgggcctcagtttcctcatctgtatgaTGGGAATAACAATAGTACCTTGAAAagactgggagggtgggggaaagcATGAGCATATAGGTGGCTCACTGTATGGTACTGTGGTCATTAGAATATTTCTGTCCTTCCTCCAGACTTGAGCCCGGTGGTTCTCCAATGTAGGTGGGCATGAGAGTCACCCAGAGGGCTGATACCACAGCCCGCCGGGCCTCAGTTCCAGAACTTCTGATTCAGTAGGGctagggtggggcctgggcattGGTGGGGTTCACCAGTCCCAGGGATGCTGACACTGGCTGGGCCTGGACCCCACTTTGAGCATCACTGCTCTGGAGTCTCTGGGACCACGAACCCCTTGCAGACAGGGACTCGTCAACCTGTGGCAGAGTGATCCCCGTATAGTGGAAGCCTCAGCCTAGGAAATACTCAGGACAAGTCCAAATTCTAACCACAGCAGCCGGTCACCACAAGCAAAGGTGGTGCTTACAGAAAAAGAGGTCACTCCAGAAGAGCCTCAAAGTCATGGTGGTTTGTGAAGGAAGACAGAATTGCACCTGGGACGCAAACTCAAGTTCATGGCTGTGCTGTCCCCCGTCATGTTTCATTGGAACTATCATCAGAGGCAGGACGCTGGGCTGGAAGGAGTGTGGTCCTACCAACGTTTGGGATTTCCTGATGCTTATCTGCTGGCTTGTCCCAATGGGGTGCTGTATTCTGCATCTTGAAAACGCCATTGCTCTGTGACATTCACCTTGGCTACTGGCCTTGACGAGTCTTTATCCAAGGCTAACCTTGTATTCCATACCCACATTTGGACTCAGTCCAGGGTTTGTATTGCTACGTGAACTTTGGAGACTCTCTCCTATACACCCATTTGGAAATGGATTCAGTGATCCTCTCGGACCGTGGCGCCCTGGCCACCTGCCAGATGTGGGCTACCACCTGCCAGGAGAAGCCTTGTCTCTACAGCCTTGCAGCCCAGCTCAGAATTCCAGGTACTGCCAAGGAACCCATTACTGCTATGATTTGTTAAGAATCAAGCAGTGAATTAGCACAGGAGCAGCTCTGGCTCCAGCCAGAGGGGTCTGCAGGCCAATGGTGGTGCCTGGGAAACACAGGTGCCCCTGAAGCACAGGCCTGCCTGTTTCCTGGGGAGACACCACCGCCCAGAACTCACCCAAGCTCAGACAAGCAGCAGTGCTGTCTGGGCAATTAAGTCAAGAAAGGGAACCTGCTCCGCTAATGGCTGGGATTAAAGCTAAATGAATTCAACTCAAATGAAAGAGATGCTGACCCTTCTCCCTCTGGTCTCATTATCTTAATTAACAGTGCTTGGTGGAGTATTGAGGCTGCATTGATGTGTTGCTTCTGCTCCCCCTCAAAGCCCTGGATACAAGTCAGCCCAGCCTCCGTAATAAAAACCCAATACTCAACCACCCTCTAAAGCTCTCACCAGCCCTTCTTCCTCTAAGAGAATCACGAGGTTCCTGAGTTGGAGGGACCCCTTTccaccagtgtttctcaaaccatGGCCTGAGACCCACTGGCTTCAAAGTGCCTGGGATTTGGCATGAAAATGCACTTTCCAGGCTCCACCAGACCTATGGAACCTGAATTTCCAGGACTTAGGCTGGGCTGTCAGTtgtgttgggtttttttccctttaatttttttttaatgtggtaaaatatgctaacataaaagtcaccattttaaccaatttcagtgtacagtttagtggcattaagtacatcttTCTGTCTGACACCAAATCTCCCCCTCCCTCTTAACTTCACAGCAGCTCACAAGCAGCGGCCCCCTCACACAAGCAACCCTCAGGTGTTTTTCAAGGTAAAGGGATATTTATTGCAATGTTTATGTACTTCTTAACCATGTAACCTGTTCAAAACGGTGCTCCTATTTACATTAGGGTTTTTATGTGCTACTGATGAAGATTTTGAATGTTGCATCCTCGCCTCTTTTTCCCCAGAAGCCCTGCGTATTTATTGTAATTTGGCATAGCACGGTGATATTTAAAAAGGAATCCGTCTGTCACCTGATGACAGAACTAACAGTATAATTGTATGGGTTGcttcttattatctttttaataatggTTTAGGAGCACACTGCCCTGgtccctcctttttcttccttttccagctcTCAGAGAACTGCATTCTTGAAACCACTAGATGGTGCTCTCCTCTGATGGGGTCAAAAGCAGTTCTCTGCACCACAAGCTTTGGGAGAAGTGGCCAAGGCTGGACAAGCTTCCTGTGGGTCTTACTCCAAACACTCTCTCTCCTCTTGCTCTCTCTGGCTTCAATCCGTTTAAGGTTTAGGGTTTTAGGTTTACTTGGTCTCTCTTGGATGCCCATATGTCTACACCTGTGCCCGACCCACTCGCTCCCTGCCTGGACACCACTCTTGGACTCTCACCTTTTTGAGGCTTTATCAGGCTTGAAACAGCTGCATTGCCTGGTTCTCATCTGTAGATTAGATTTGCCCAATATCAGTGCTCATTTATATTTACTTCAACCCATTTTGGCTTCTGGCTCCCATTCCAGGACACCCCTGCGTGGGTGGTCCGTCCTCCCTGCTCTGTCTTCATGAGCTGCCCCTCTAGCCTCTTGTCAGCTCACCAGCTCACCTGGCTCCTCTGCTCACCTGTCGTGGCACTTGACCTATAGAGGTCTGCTTCAGAGATAAAAATGTAGTTATGTCACATAGATCTACGTGGTATCTTTGTACTACAACAGAAACccaaatcattttctttcaagtCTATTTGTTCAGCTGACTTTGTCCACCTTAGTTTAATTTTAACTTCCCTATTATGGGTTACAAAATTCAGTATGTTGGAACGTATGTGGTTTGGGGCTTTATTCCCTCATTCGTTGTTACCAGAAATTCAAGGTCAAGCTACGTAGTTCAGTGTATACACTGGGGACCAGCCCTGAGtcatatctttaaaaagacaGGAGTGAAACTAGAAAATTTAACTCCTTTATTCTCAGCTGATGGTCTCATGCCCATGTGTCCCGGGATTTTTGTCTGGTTACAGCAGCCACAAAACTGTCAGCAACTAGGGGGCCATGTTAGTTCTTTCCCCCAAAAGACTGGCAGTTCAATCTCAGAACATGTTTATCTGACAGTCACTTAAACTCTTCATTTATGAAATCAGAGTtcctattctcttttcttctagaacagaggtcagcaaactatggcatTTGTATTGcaaggcctaaaatatttatcatttgacCTTTTACAGAAAGTTTTCCAAGCCCTGTTGTGAAATATAAAGTGTGGTGGTTGCTATCTGTAAACTAAGGGTTCTCAGTTTGAGGTTGCAAGGGACAGGCTTCAGGAGATCAGTGAACCCCCTGAAATTGAGTGCAAAACTTGGTTAGTGATGCAAATGTGCATTTTTGGAGGGCAAGGAATCAGAGTTATCATCAGATTCTCGAAGGGGTCCATCACCTCAGAACAGTTAAGAACCACTGTGGTATATAGACAAATCAATAAAAGTGATGGAAAGAGAGTGAGAAGAGCTCTATCTACACCAGACAAGATCTGTCAACAGCCATGTCCATGGAGCCAGAAGAACAAAGGGTCTAAGAGAGCAGACACATCACATTAAAGCACAAAGAATCCCCCAAGTTCTAAGGACCCCTGTGCAATGCCTCAAGCTTAGATGCCTGTGTTTTCATTCTCCCTTCTTCTCCATAGGATCATGGGATTTCACCTTGACCTTCTCTTAGGAGTGGTGCTCATGGCCAGTCCTGTGCTAGGAATTTCTTCCTGCTCCTCTGATGGTCGGATGGCCTTGTATCATTTCTGCAACCTCACCCAGATTCCCCAGGTCCTCAACACCACTGAGAAACTCCTGCTGAGCTTCAATTATATCCAGACGGTGACAGCCACATCATTCCCCTTCCTGGAGCAGCTGAAGCTGCTGGAACTCGGAGCTCAGTTTACCTCCTTGACTATTGACAAAGAAGCCTTCAGAAACCTGCCCAATCTTAGAATCTTGGACTTGGGCCAAAGTCGGATAGACTTCTTGCATCCAGATGCTTTTCAGGGACTCCCCCATCTGTTTGAACTTAGGCTGTTCGCCTGTGGTCTCTCCGATGCCGTGTTAAAAAATGGTTATTTCAGAAATTTGCATTCCTTGTCTCGCCTGGACCTGTCCTTCAATCAGATTCATAGCCTTTCCCTTCATCCTTCATTCGGGGAATTGAATGCCTTGAAGTCCATTGATTTTTTACTCAACAACATAGCTGTTGTATGTGAGCATGAGCTCAAGCCCCTCCAAGGGAAAACACTCTCCTTTTTACGCCTTGCATCTAATCAACTGTACAGCAGGGTCTCCATGGACTGGGGGAAGTGTATGAACCCATTCAGAAATATGGTCCTGGAGACCCTAGACGTTTCTAACAATGGCTGGACCGTGGACATCACAAGAAACTTTAGCAATGCCATCAATGGAAGCCAGATTTCCTCTTTGGTTCTTGCCCACCACATCATGGGTCCTGGGTTTGGGTTCCACAACATCAAAGATCCTGACCGGAGTACATTTGCCGGCCTGGCCAGAAGCTCAGTGATACGCTTGGACCTTTCACACGGATCTATCTTCTCCCTGAACTTCCGACTCTTTGAGACCCTCAAGGAGCTGAAGCTTCTGAACATTGCCCACAACAAGATAAACAAGATTGTAGATGAGGCGTTTCACGGACTGGACAACCTCCAAGTTCTCAACCTGTCATATAACCTTCTGGGGGAACTTTGTGATTCTAACTTCTATGGACTACCTAGTGTGGAATACATTGATCTGCAAAATAATCACATTGGAATCATTCAGGAAAACACATTCAAATTCCTGGGAAAATTAAATGCCCTGGACCTCCGGGATAATGCtctgaaaacaatttattttatcccAAGCATATCAGATATCTACTTGGGTGGCAATAAACTGGTGAGTTTGCCAAGCATCGCACTTACAGCCAACTTGATCCAACTATCAGATAACAGGCTAGAAAGTCTGGATAATCTCTACTTCCTTCTCCAGGTACCTCACCTCCagattctcattttaaatcaaaatcgCCTTTCCTTTTGTAACCAAGGACGTGCCCCTGCAGTGAGCCTCACCTTAGAAAAGCTTTACCTTGGAGAAAATATGTTGCAACTTGCCTGGGAGAGTGGGTTCTGTTGGGATGTTTTTAAGGGGCTTTCGCGTCTCCAAGTCCTATACTTGAATAATAACTACCTGAATTTCCTTCCACCAGGAGTATTTAGCTATCTGACTGCATTAAGGGGTCTCAGCCTCAATTCTAACAGGCTGTCCTCTCTTTCTCCTGGCGACTTACCTCCTAATTTAGAGGTCCTGGATGTGTCCAGAAACCAGCTCCTATCTCCTGATCCTACTGTATTTGCATCACTCACATCTGTGGACATAACTCATAACAAATTCATCTGTGAGTGTGAACTTAGCACTTTCATCAAGTGGCTCAATCAAACCAATGTCACTATATTTGGGTCTCCTGCAGACATATACTGCATGTACCCCAACTCGCTCTCTGGGACTTCCCTCTACTCTCTGTCTGTGGAGGGTTGTGATGAAGAGGAAATCTTCAAGTCCCTAAAGTTTTCCCTTTTCGTCTTATTCACCGTCACTTTGACTCTGTTCCTCGTGACCATCCTCATAGTCACGAAGTTCCGGGGGTTTTGTTTCAACTATTATAAGAGAGCCCAGCGACTGGTGCTCAGGGACCAAACCAAGGGAAGACCCTACGACACATACAAATATGATGCCTATTTGTGCTTCAGCAGCAAAGACTTTGAATGGGTGCAGAATGCTTTGCTTAAACACCTGGACGCCCAGTACAGTGACCGAAACAGATTGAACCTGTGCTTTGAAGAAAGAGATTTTGTGCCAGGGGAAAACCACCTCGACAATATCCACAGTGCCGTGTGGAGCAGCAGAAAGATTGTCTGTCTTGTGAGCAGACACTTCCTTAGCGACGGGTGGTGCCTCGAAGCCTTCACTTACGCCCAGACCAGGAGCTTTGTAGACCTTGACAGTGCCCTCATCATGGTGGTGCTCGGTTCCTTGTCCCAATACCAGCTGATGAAACATGAGTCCATCAGAGGATTTGTGCAGAAACAGCAATACCTGCGGTGGCCTGAGGACCTCCAGGACGTGGGCTGGTTTCTCCATAAACTCTCTGGACACAtactaaagaaaggaaaggaaaagaagaaagacgaTGCCATTCAGTTGCAGACTATAGGAACCGTCTCCTAGTCAAAGGAGCAAATGCAGCTGATGTCAAGCGCCAGATAACTCTTCACTTTCTATTTGTCCTACGTTACCTTCTGGGGGTCTTTTTTGaaggtttgttttttccccccaactatGAAAACAGCATAAAGCTCTTGGTTTTCATAGCAACATGATGTTTTGTCTCACTGACCTCCaaatggaagggaatggatcTGGAAGCAGCTACTAATACTACAGAATATTTCCTAGTCGTGGGAAGGGTGCCTCGAGGGAAGTTACAGATGGCAGACACAACAGAGCTGGCCAATGAGTCTGAGCTCTCTGTGCTGTGCAGGACATTACTAGGtagaaaacaaacaggaaattaGGCATGTTTCCTACTTCCGCCTTGGGTACAATGCCACTGCTGGGTGCAGGTCACCCTCAGTCATGGTGCTAAGAGGTGGCCCTAAAGAGGCCGGGATGAGAATAACTAGACCTCTTGTGGCCATCGCACTCTTTCTGTTCTTACCTTCAGCTCCTGCAGATTTAACCCCAGTGGAccatgaacattttttaatttttgcagaCAACCATTGTTTCAGCCTGGCATTTAAGACCTTCCATGACTTAGCACCAAACTATCTcagctttacttctttttttatcattcacCCACCACTCAGGCTGTTGTGGAAAGAACGTAGCCTGTGGACACACATCCTAGCTTGGGTTCTGATTCTGCGGCTCTTTAGCTCTGTGACCAGGAGCATGTTAAACACCCTTGCTGGGCCGTTGTTTTCTCACCTGGAGGCGTGATCgtatctacctcatagagttgcCATGAAAATTAAATTGGCCGAGGACA
Above is a window of Rhinolophus sinicus isolate RSC01 linkage group LG12, ASM3656204v1, whole genome shotgun sequence DNA encoding:
- the TLR5 gene encoding toll-like receptor 5 yields the protein MGFHLDLLLGVVLMASPVLGISSCSSDGRMALYHFCNLTQIPQVLNTTEKLLLSFNYIQTVTATSFPFLEQLKLLELGAQFTSLTIDKEAFRNLPNLRILDLGQSRIDFLHPDAFQGLPHLFELRLFACGLSDAVLKNGYFRNLHSLSRLDLSFNQIHSLSLHPSFGELNALKSIDFLLNNIAVVCEHELKPLQGKTLSFLRLASNQLYSRVSMDWGKCMNPFRNMVLETLDVSNNGWTVDITRNFSNAINGSQISSLVLAHHIMGPGFGFHNIKDPDRSTFAGLARSSVIRLDLSHGSIFSLNFRLFETLKELKLLNIAHNKINKIVDEAFHGLDNLQVLNLSYNLLGELCDSNFYGLPSVEYIDLQNNHIGIIQENTFKFLGKLNALDLRDNALKTIYFIPSISDIYLGGNKLVSLPSIALTANLIQLSDNRLESLDNLYFLLQVPHLQILILNQNRLSFCNQGRAPAVSLTLEKLYLGENMLQLAWESGFCWDVFKGLSRLQVLYLNNNYLNFLPPGVFSYLTALRGLSLNSNRLSSLSPGDLPPNLEVLDVSRNQLLSPDPTVFASLTSVDITHNKFICECELSTFIKWLNQTNVTIFGSPADIYCMYPNSLSGTSLYSLSVEGCDEEEIFKSLKFSLFVLFTVTLTLFLVTILIVTKFRGFCFNYYKRAQRLVLRDQTKGRPYDTYKYDAYLCFSSKDFEWVQNALLKHLDAQYSDRNRLNLCFEERDFVPGENHLDNIHSAVWSSRKIVCLVSRHFLSDGWCLEAFTYAQTRSFVDLDSALIMVVLGSLSQYQLMKHESIRGFVQKQQYLRWPEDLQDVGWFLHKLSGHILKKGKEKKKDDAIQLQTIGTVS